The Eggerthella guodeyinii sequence GCCAGTTGCACGAATCGAAGCCAGCTTTGCACCCGGGGCTGGTTTTGTCGTGTCGGGTCGTTTCGTTCGATCGGGTCCTCTCCGGGCGGTTGGGATCTGCGAGGAGCTTGCAGGAGGAGGGTCCGCATGAGTCGAGGAAGAGGCAGGGTTGCCGCGTCGGGCGTGGTGGGGGCCGTGCTCTGCATCGTGTTCGTCCCCGTGATCCTGATCAACGCGATCCTGATCGCGGGCAGCTTCGCCGATCCCGACGAGCTGCCCGGCGTGTTCGGCATCAAGCCCGTCGCGGTGCTGTCCGGCTCGATGGAGCCCGCGATCCAGACGGGGGATCTGATCTTCGTGGAAAGCTGCGACCCGGCCGCGTTGCGCGAGGGCGACGTGGTGTGCTACCTCTCCTCGGGCAAGGCCGTCACCCACCGCATCGCGAGCGTGACGGAGGGGGAGGACGGGCAGCCGCGCTACGTCACGCAAGGCGACGCCAACAACGCCGAGGATCGCCTGGCGGTGTCGGCGGACCAGGTGCAGGGCGTGTGGAACGGCGCGCGCGTGGCAGGCCTGGGCAACGCCATCCTGTTCATGCAGACCGCGCCGGGCATGGTCCTGTTCATCGTCTGCCCGCTGGCGCTGTTCTTCGCGTGGGATATCTGGCGGCAACGTCGGCTGGACAAGGCCGAGAAAGCCCGCACCGCGCAGCTGGAAGCGGAGCTGGCGGCCCTCAGACGGGTGCAGGGCGAACCCTGATCGGCATCTTCGGCCGTCCTTCCGCGGATGCGCGCAAGGGGCCGTGCAGGGCCGAACGTTCCTCGGGGCGTTCGGGATAGAAGCGCCGCAGGTGCACGGGAGCCGTGCCTGGGGCGGAACCTCCAACGCGGTTCCCGCGACAGAGAAGGCGAGGATATGCAATGAATGCGACGAAGAGGAAATCGAACGTGGCGCGCGTCGGCGTGCTGGCCCTGGCGCTGGCCCTCGTGAGCGCCTGCCTGCTGGGCGGCACGCTGGCGAAGTACTCCACCGAGGTGACCGGCACCGGCAGCGCGACGGTCGCGAAATGGAGCTTCACAGCGAACGGGGCAACGGATAAGTTCGACGTCAGCCTGGTCGATGAGACTCAGACGGGCGTTGCCAAAGGCAGAATCGCTCCGGGCGCGAAGGGCAGCTTCGCCATCGAGCTCGACGCAAACGGAAGCGAAGTGGCGGTCGATTACACCATCGCGTTCTCGAAGCTGACCGACATGCCCGACGGCTTGAAGTTCTACTCGGATAGCGATAGGAAGAACGCGATCGACGACCTGGGAACCTATAAGGGTTTGAACGGCACGATCGCCTTGGCCGATGTGGGCACGTCGGTCACCGAGACCGTCTACTGGGCATGGGCCGAGGGCGCCGACGCCGAGGACACGGCCGCCGGCAAAGACCCCAAGGCGGGAACCTTCGCCGTCACCGTCACCGGCACGCAGAAGACCGACGCGGCTGCCGCCTGATAGAACCGTCCGTCCCGCCGTCTTTCGCACGGGGCGGGGCTCGCCGACCGCCGGCAGAACCAGCTTCCCGGAAGGAGGGGGCCATATGGAACGCACGAACGACGCCCCCTTGCGGAACGACGGGGCTTCCGGAAGGGGCCGCCGCGTCCTCACGGGCCTGCTGCTGGCGCTGGCGCTGGCCACCACCGGCATGGCGGGCTTCTTGGTGGGCCGCAGCGCAACCGGCCCTCTGGGCCAGGCCGCCGACACCGTCCTGCTCGACCCGCAGCAGGCGGCCGCCCGGACGACGGTGCACCTTGCCGGCCAGGTGGTGGACGATGGCGGCTCCCCGGCAGCCGGGTTGGACCTCGAGCTGCACAGCGACCCGATCGCGGCGACGACCGACGATCGGGGCGCGTTCCTGCTCCCCGGTGTGCCTTTCGGCGACCATCGCCTGACGGTCTTCGCCGCCGACGGATCCGTGGCGGCGGAGCAGGCCGTTGCGATCTCCCGGAGCGAGGGCGAGCAGGGGGTGTCGATAGCGGGGAAGCGCGACGGAGGCTGCGCCATCGTCGTCGCCCTGGACGTCAGGATGTTGGAGGTCACGGTTCGGCTGGGGGAGGACGTGCTCAACGTCCTGTCGACCGGCTGTTCCTACGCCACCGCCGACGGGCGGGTCGTCACGCCCGCGGGCTCGGCCTTCGTCGGCGACGGGGCGATCGTCACGCCGAAGGGACACGTCTGCCTGCCCGACGGCGTCATCGTCATCCCCCGAAGCGACGGGCGCGCCGCGGCGGCGATCTTGTCGGACGACACGGTGGTCTACCTCGACGGGGGGATGGAGGGGAGCGGCTACGTCGTCGAGGCGGACGGGACGGTGGTCTTCCCGGACGGCGTCACGATACGGCCGGGAGGGCGGATTCTCACGCCTGACGGCGCGGAGCACGGCTGCGGCGAGGGCGGCGTCGTCCTTTCGGGCGGCAATGCCGTGACGCCTATCGGAGGCGGCTCCTCGGAGAGCGCCTCCCCCTCGCCGATCCCGCTGCCGTCCGGCGGCGCGCCTTCGAGCGATGCCCCTTCGTCGAACGGCGGCGGCAGCGCTTCTCCAGGAAGCGACGGTCCCCCGGCCGGCGGCGACGCGTCGTCCGACGAGCGGCACGACCCTCCGGCCGGCGGCGATGACGACGACCCTCTCCCCGACGGCTCCCTCTCCGTGCGGGGGCGGGACCGCGACGGCGCGCTCGCCCCTTGGACGCAGGGAGGCGCGATCG is a genomic window containing:
- a CDS encoding signal peptidase I gives rise to the protein MSRGRGRVAASGVVGAVLCIVFVPVILINAILIAGSFADPDELPGVFGIKPVAVLSGSMEPAIQTGDLIFVESCDPAALREGDVVCYLSSGKAVTHRIASVTEGEDGQPRYVTQGDANNAEDRLAVSADQVQGVWNGARVAGLGNAILFMQTAPGMVLFIVCPLALFFAWDIWRQRRLDKAEKARTAQLEAELAALRRVQGEP
- a CDS encoding carboxypeptidase-like regulatory domain-containing protein, with product MERTNDAPLRNDGASGRGRRVLTGLLLALALATTGMAGFLVGRSATGPLGQAADTVLLDPQQAAARTTVHLAGQVVDDGGSPAAGLDLELHSDPIAATTDDRGAFLLPGVPFGDHRLTVFAADGSVAAEQAVAISRSEGEQGVSIAGKRDGGCAIVVALDVRMLEVTVRLGEDVLNVLSTGCSYATADGRVVTPAGSAFVGDGAIVTPKGHVCLPDGVIVIPRSDGRAAAAILSDDTVVYLDGGMEGSGYVVEADGTVVFPDGVTIRPGGRILTPDGAEHGCGEGGVVLSGGNAVTPIGGGSSESASPSPIPLPSGGAPSSDAPSSNGGGSASPGSDGPPAGGDASSDERHDPPAGGDDDDPLPDGSLSVRGRDRDGALAPWTQGGAIDLFYNRSAGAREKIAPGSSGYYRFQLQNTLSSALSVRVVLSEEDVCLPLALTLTPVDADGRQTGRAVSGTLSNGSLVLETAVAGKAVAGYRLDWTWPVEGNDTLDTAAGSGESLAYLLSMTIRAEQA